One segment of Pleomorphomonas sp. PLEO DNA contains the following:
- a CDS encoding peptidase U32 family protein, with amino-acid sequence MSLELVCPAGTPSALRAAVEAGAHSVYCGFRDETNARNFPGLNFSPDELVESVRFAHAHGTKVLVAINTFAKAGAMDAWKAALANAEKAGADAVILADLAVLDHAATHHPNLRLHLSVQAAAATPEAIAFYADTFGVKRIVMPRVLSVEEIAKLNAAINVETEAFVFGGLCPMTEGRCSLSSYATGKSPNLTGVCSPPEHIAYSEDKNGTATRLNGFTIDRFGAGEQAGYPTLCKGRFVAGGKTSYLFEDPVSLNAASLMAALAKAGVTALKIEGRQRGKGYVAEVVRTFRAAVEAIDAGGTEVEVGRLLAGLVEGGRQTSGAYKKAWR; translated from the coding sequence ATGAGTCTGGAACTGGTCTGCCCAGCCGGGACACCGTCGGCCCTGCGCGCCGCCGTCGAAGCGGGCGCTCACTCGGTCTACTGCGGCTTCCGCGATGAGACCAACGCCCGCAACTTCCCGGGCCTCAACTTCTCGCCCGACGAACTCGTGGAAAGCGTCCGCTTCGCCCATGCGCATGGCACCAAGGTGCTGGTGGCGATCAACACCTTCGCCAAGGCCGGCGCCATGGATGCCTGGAAGGCAGCGCTTGCCAATGCCGAAAAGGCCGGCGCCGACGCGGTGATTCTCGCCGATCTCGCCGTGCTCGACCACGCGGCGACCCATCATCCCAACCTGCGCCTGCACCTCTCCGTGCAAGCCGCCGCCGCCACCCCCGAGGCGATCGCATTTTACGCCGATACCTTCGGCGTCAAGCGCATCGTCATGCCGCGCGTCCTCTCCGTCGAGGAGATCGCCAAACTCAACGCGGCGATCAACGTGGAGACTGAGGCCTTCGTGTTCGGCGGTCTCTGTCCAATGACCGAAGGGCGCTGTTCGCTGTCGTCTTATGCCACCGGCAAGTCGCCCAACCTCACCGGCGTCTGTTCGCCACCCGAGCACATCGCCTACTCCGAGGACAAGAACGGCACGGCGACCCGCCTCAACGGCTTCACCATTGACCGCTTCGGCGCTGGCGAGCAGGCCGGCTATCCGACGCTGTGCAAGGGCCGTTTCGTGGCCGGTGGCAAGACGTCCTATCTGTTCGAGGACCCGGTCAGCCTCAACGCGGCCAGCCTGATGGCCGCCTTGGCGAAAGCCGGCGTCACGGCGCTGAAGATCGAAGGTCGCCAGCGCGGCAAGGGCTACGTCGCCGAAGTCGTGCGCACCTTCCGCGCCGCCGTCGAGGCGATCGACGCCGGCGGCACCGAAGTCGAGGTGGGGCGCCTGCTGGCCGGCCTCGTCGAAGGCGGCCGCCAGACCTCCGGCGCCTACAAGAAGGCCTGGCGCTGA
- a CDS encoding SCP2 domain-containing protein, with the protein MAEHFRGELPKLLRLLASPAGFLPLGPALTLAVRRFARRKPAIFDRLGDYGKCSFLIAPSDLDVSFLMVPDGVRAEVKCLRRRASQPADVTVRGPLLVLLGLLDGTFDGDALFFNRAISVSGRTDALVALRNAIEDAELTPADFVGATGGLGRLVDRSVIGGLGLARRFTGSPISGESS; encoded by the coding sequence ATGGCTGAACATTTTCGGGGCGAACTGCCCAAACTTCTCCGCTTGCTGGCGTCGCCGGCCGGCTTTCTGCCGCTTGGACCCGCGCTGACGCTGGCCGTTCGCCGATTCGCCCGTCGCAAGCCGGCCATCTTCGACCGGCTCGGCGACTACGGCAAATGCTCGTTCCTGATCGCGCCGTCCGATCTCGACGTCAGCTTCCTGATGGTGCCGGACGGGGTGCGCGCCGAGGTGAAATGCCTGCGCCGCCGCGCCAGCCAGCCGGCCGACGTCACGGTGCGTGGGCCACTCCTGGTGCTCCTCGGACTGCTCGACGGCACCTTCGACGGTGACGCCCTGTTCTTCAATCGCGCCATTTCCGTCTCCGGCCGCACCGACGCGCTGGTCGCGCTCCGCAATGCCATCGAGGACGCGGAACTCACACCAGCCGATTTCGTCGGCGCCACCGGCGGCCTCGGCCGTCTGGTCGACCGCTCGGTGATCGGCGGCCTTGGCCTTGCCCGTCGCTTTACCGGCTCGCCGATCTCCGGAGAATCTTCATGA
- a CDS encoding UbiD family decarboxylase, protein MFSRSLPRFPDLSSFLTFLESQGDVRDVAAPVDMRLEVTEIHRRVIEAGGPVLRFSAPTVGGRPSAMPVIANLFGTRARVAAGLGTDEAGLARLGRMMAFLRSPKPPRSLGDAASLWPVARAALNARPKIVGDRGRWRDLPVDLSALPIQTCWPGDAGPLITWPLVVTRAPGPDDLNTYNLGSYRMQVLDEKSAIMRWLPMRGGAQHHRQWLKAGETMPVAVVIGADPATILAAVMPAPEGVTELSLAGLIAGARLPMAPCRTIPLHVPASAEIILEGTITAGDTAMEGPFGDHTGYYNPPEPHVVFRLTAIRAREGAPYLTTFTGRAPDEPAVMGDALADVFKPLLIEAIPEIRDLWLPPETCSYRVAVISIDKRFPGQARRVMMGFWSLLPQFTMTKMVIVVDDDIDVRSWSDVMWAVATRADPARDTLVLNRTPMDHLDFASPLEGLGGKIGIDATNKIGAETSRQWGRVMAMDEAVKKSVDSRWAELFGAAP, encoded by the coding sequence ATGTTCAGCCGCAGTCTGCCGCGTTTTCCCGATCTCTCGAGCTTTCTCACCTTCCTGGAATCACAAGGCGACGTCCGCGATGTGGCGGCACCGGTCGACATGCGCCTTGAAGTCACGGAGATTCATCGGCGGGTGATCGAGGCCGGCGGGCCGGTGCTGCGCTTTTCGGCGCCTACCGTTGGCGGCCGACCATCGGCGATGCCGGTGATCGCCAATCTGTTCGGTACCCGCGCGCGCGTCGCCGCCGGTCTCGGCACCGACGAGGCCGGCCTTGCCCGGCTCGGCCGGATGATGGCTTTCCTGCGCTCGCCCAAGCCGCCGCGTTCGCTCGGCGATGCTGCCAGCCTCTGGCCGGTGGCGCGGGCGGCGCTCAACGCTCGGCCGAAGATCGTCGGCGATCGCGGTCGTTGGCGCGACCTTCCCGTCGATCTCTCCGCCCTGCCGATCCAGACCTGCTGGCCCGGTGACGCCGGTCCCTTGATCACCTGGCCGCTGGTGGTCACCCGCGCGCCCGGGCCTGACGACCTCAACACCTATAATCTCGGCTCCTATCGCATGCAGGTGCTTGACGAGAAGAGCGCCATCATGCGCTGGCTGCCGATGCGTGGCGGTGCCCAGCATCACCGGCAATGGCTGAAAGCCGGTGAAACGATGCCCGTTGCCGTGGTGATCGGCGCCGATCCGGCCACCATTCTCGCCGCCGTCATGCCGGCGCCGGAGGGGGTGACGGAACTGTCGCTGGCCGGCCTGATCGCCGGAGCAAGACTGCCGATGGCGCCCTGCCGCACCATTCCCCTTCATGTCCCGGCCTCGGCCGAGATCATTCTCGAAGGCACGATCACCGCTGGCGATACGGCGATGGAAGGGCCGTTCGGCGACCACACCGGCTATTACAATCCGCCCGAGCCGCATGTGGTGTTCCGCCTTACCGCGATACGGGCGCGCGAGGGGGCACCCTACCTCACAACCTTTACCGGGCGTGCGCCGGATGAGCCGGCAGTGATGGGCGATGCGCTGGCCGATGTATTCAAGCCGCTGTTGATCGAGGCGATCCCGGAGATCCGCGATCTTTGGCTGCCGCCGGAGACCTGTTCCTATCGTGTGGCCGTCATTTCGATCGACAAGCGCTTCCCCGGTCAGGCGCGGCGGGTGATGATGGGCTTCTGGTCGCTGTTGCCGCAGTTCACCATGACCAAGATGGTGATTGTCGTTGATGACGATATCGACGTGCGCTCGTGGTCCGACGTGATGTGGGCGGTGGCGACGCGCGCCGATCCGGCCCGCGATACGCTGGTTCTCAATCGCACGCCGATGGACCATCTCGATTTCGCCTCGCCGCTGGAAGGGCTCGGTGGCAAGATCGGTATCGATGCCACCAACAAGATCGGCGCCGAGACGAGCCGCCAATGGGGGCGGGTGATGGCAATGGACGAGGCGGTCAAGAAATCGGTCGATAGCCGTTGGGCCGAATTGTTCGGGGCAGCGCCATGA
- a CDS encoding UbiX family flavin prenyltransferase, with the protein MKIVVGISGASGAALGSEVLRQLGVAGVETHLVVTPGGERTIAHELGPDGLAGVRRLATFVHDIGDLGASIASGSFGTDAMAVVPCSMRTLSALAHGFGDNLLTRAGDVMLKERRRLVVLPREAPLTEAHLNSMLALTRMGAMVAPPVPPFYAKPETIDDMIREMAARVLSWLGVDPGEALTRWQGL; encoded by the coding sequence ATGAAGATTGTCGTCGGCATCAGCGGCGCCTCGGGCGCGGCGCTCGGCAGCGAGGTGCTGCGCCAGCTCGGCGTGGCGGGCGTCGAGACGCATCTTGTCGTCACCCCGGGCGGCGAACGCACCATCGCTCACGAGCTCGGACCGGATGGCCTTGCCGGGGTACGGCGGCTCGCCACGTTCGTGCACGACATCGGCGATCTCGGCGCATCGATCGCCTCGGGCTCGTTCGGCACGGACGCCATGGCGGTGGTGCCCTGTTCGATGCGGACGCTTTCGGCACTCGCCCATGGCTTTGGCGACAATCTGCTGACGCGGGCCGGTGACGTGATGCTGAAGGAACGACGTCGGCTGGTGGTTTTGCCGCGCGAGGCGCCGTTGACCGAGGCGCATCTCAATTCCATGCTGGCGCTGACCCGGATGGGCGCGATGGTGGCGCCGCCGGTGCCGCCCTTCTATGCCAAGCCCGAAACCATCGACGATATGATTAGGGAGATGGCCGCGCGGGTGCTTTCCTGGCTCGGCGTCGATCCTGGCGAAGCGCTGACGCGCTGGCAGGGGCTCTGA
- the leuA gene encoding 2-isopropylmalate synthase, which produces MTDTFQNGVGRDRVGMPQASAKYRPFTPINLQDRTWPGKVIDKAPIWCSVDLRDGNQALVDPMGHDRKAHMFHLLLEMGFKEIEIGFPSASQTDFDFARWCVEEGGAPDDVSLQVLVQCRPELIVRTFEALQGAKRPIVHFYNSTSNLQRRVVFGKDVQGIKQIAVDGAKLIADMAAKAGGGFRFEYSPESFTGTELDVALEISNAVIEVIKPTPDNKLILNLPSTVEMATPNIYADQIEWMSRNIDRRDCVLISLHPHNDRGTGVAAAELALMAGADRVEGTLFGNGERTGNVDVVTMALNMFTQGVDPGLDCSNIERIRDVFEYSNQMKVPERHPYVGELVYTAFSGSHQDAINKGLKAMKASNTGVWEVPYLPIDPQDVGRSYEAIIRINSQSGKGGIAYLLQNDHGINLPRALQVEFREDIQAITDREGRELSSQRIYERFMQLYVDQSESRLKFVDHHTYPDTEVKGRRICVAEIVDGGVARTIEGHGNGPIDGFVHALSVYVGIPVSVADYSEHSLQQGSDASAIAYVELKHPGGKLHGVGINTNIVTASLSAVVSAVNRVLELNAN; this is translated from the coding sequence ATGACCGATACGTTTCAGAACGGAGTGGGCCGCGACCGGGTAGGCATGCCCCAGGCATCCGCCAAGTACCGCCCCTTCACGCCCATCAATCTCCAAGACCGCACATGGCCAGGCAAGGTCATCGACAAGGCGCCGATCTGGTGTTCGGTCGATCTGCGCGACGGCAATCAGGCGCTGGTCGACCCCATGGGGCACGACCGCAAGGCCCACATGTTCCATCTGCTGTTGGAGATGGGCTTCAAGGAAATCGAGATCGGCTTTCCCTCCGCCTCGCAGACCGACTTCGACTTCGCCCGCTGGTGCGTGGAAGAGGGCGGTGCGCCGGATGACGTATCGCTGCAGGTGCTGGTGCAGTGCCGGCCGGAGCTGATCGTCCGCACCTTCGAGGCTTTGCAGGGCGCCAAGCGGCCGATCGTCCATTTCTACAATTCCACCAGCAACCTGCAGCGGCGCGTGGTGTTCGGCAAGGATGTCCAGGGCATCAAGCAGATCGCCGTCGATGGCGCCAAGCTGATCGCCGACATGGCGGCCAAGGCCGGTGGCGGTTTCCGCTTCGAGTATTCGCCGGAGAGCTTCACCGGCACCGAACTGGACGTGGCGCTGGAGATCTCCAACGCGGTGATCGAGGTCATCAAGCCGACGCCGGACAACAAGCTGATCCTCAACCTGCCGTCCACCGTCGAAATGGCGACGCCCAATATCTACGCCGACCAGATCGAGTGGATGAGCCGCAACATCGACAGGCGCGACTGCGTGCTGATCTCGCTGCACCCGCATAACGATCGCGGTACCGGCGTTGCCGCCGCCGAGCTGGCGCTGATGGCTGGCGCTGACCGCGTCGAGGGCACGCTGTTCGGCAACGGTGAGCGCACCGGCAACGTCGACGTCGTCACCATGGCGCTCAACATGTTCACGCAAGGCGTCGATCCCGGCCTCGACTGCTCGAACATCGAGCGCATCCGCGACGTGTTCGAGTATTCCAACCAGATGAAGGTGCCCGAGCGGCACCCCTACGTCGGCGAACTCGTCTACACCGCCTTCTCCGGCTCGCATCAGGATGCCATCAACAAGGGCCTCAAGGCCATGAAGGCGTCGAATACCGGCGTCTGGGAAGTGCCCTACCTGCCGATCGATCCGCAGGACGTCGGCCGCTCCTACGAGGCGATCATCCGCATCAACTCGCAGTCGGGTAAGGGCGGCATCGCCTATCTCCTGCAGAACGATCACGGCATCAACCTGCCGCGTGCCTTGCAGGTGGAGTTCCGCGAAGACATTCAGGCGATTACCGACCGTGAGGGCAGGGAGCTGTCGTCGCAGCGCATCTACGAGCGCTTCATGCAGCTCTATGTCGACCAGTCGGAGAGCCGCCTCAAGTTCGTCGACCATCACACCTACCCCGATACGGAAGTGAAGGGCCGGCGCATCTGCGTCGCCGAGATCGTCGATGGCGGCGTTGCGCGCACCATCGAAGGCCATGGCAACGGCCCGATCGACGGTTTCGTGCACGCCCTTTCGGTCTATGTCGGCATACCGGTATCGGTGGCCGATTATTCCGAACATTCGTTGCAGCAGGGCTCGGATGCCTCGGCCATCGCCTATGTCGAGCTGAAGCATCCCGGCGGCAAGTTGCACGGCGTCGGCATCAACACCAACATCGTCACGGCATCGCTCTCCGCCGTGGTGTCGGCGGTGAACCGGGTGCTGGAACTCAACGCCAACTGA
- a CDS encoding MarR family winged helix-turn-helix transcriptional regulator yields MSLPDDLSNCLVLNTVAAARALVRRYDAKLKPFGVTVQQFSLLAAVRYNPGATAAALSSRIHLDRTSLIRNLDRLELKGLVRRMDGAGGNMRVSELTGEGDALLDRLIVEWQTAQAGLMRGSSPEETETYLKISRRFSH; encoded by the coding sequence ATGTCGCTTCCCGACGATCTTTCGAACTGCCTCGTTCTCAACACCGTCGCGGCGGCGCGCGCGCTGGTCCGTCGCTATGACGCCAAGCTGAAGCCCTTCGGGGTTACGGTGCAGCAGTTCTCGCTGCTTGCTGCCGTCCGCTACAATCCCGGCGCCACGGCGGCGGCGCTGTCGTCCCGCATCCATCTTGATCGCACCAGTCTGATCCGCAACCTGGACCGCCTCGAACTGAAGGGCTTGGTGCGGCGGATGGACGGCGCGGGCGGTAATATGCGGGTCAGCGAACTCACCGGCGAGGGCGATGCGCTGCTTGATCGGCTGATCGTCGAATGGCAGACGGCGCAGGCTGGCCTAATGCGCGGCAGCTCGCCGGAAGAGACCGAAACCTATCTCAAGATCAGTCGGCGGTTCTCCCACTGA
- the fabF gene encoding beta-ketoacyl-ACP synthase II has product MQEPIVVTGMGAVTPLGAGVETTWRRLIAGESGIRRNDRFDTEGWKCRIAGLVPGREEAGGFDPEAVMDPRDLRRSDLFIHYAMAAASEALDQAGWHPDTEAEQMRTATVIATGVGGVPAITQASETVRSDGVRRLSPFVVPSFLPNLATGQVSIRFGFRGPSGAPVTACAASAQAIGDAVRMIRNGEADIALCGGSEGCVDPVAIGGFTAAKALSFNFNDEPTHASRPFDADHDGFVLSEGAAALVIERLSHAEARGATPLAIVSGYGTTTDAHHVTAGWSDGREAARAMRLALGMAGLEPGAIGYVNAHATSTSVGDAAELAALMTVFGVGGGGVPVSSTKSATGHMLGAAGAIEAIFSVLALRNQLLPPGLNIERPMAEAEGFDLIGAAARPSGVDHVLSNAFGFGGVNAALVFSRFA; this is encoded by the coding sequence ATGCAAGAGCCTATCGTCGTGACGGGTATGGGAGCGGTGACGCCGCTTGGCGCCGGCGTTGAAACCACTTGGCGGCGCCTGATCGCTGGCGAGAGCGGCATCCGGCGAAATGATCGCTTCGACACCGAGGGTTGGAAATGTCGCATCGCCGGTCTCGTTCCCGGACGAGAGGAGGCCGGCGGCTTCGATCCCGAGGCGGTGATGGACCCGCGCGACCTCAGACGTAGCGACCTGTTCATCCATTACGCCATGGCCGCGGCATCGGAAGCGCTTGACCAGGCAGGCTGGCATCCCGACACCGAGGCCGAACAGATGCGCACGGCGACGGTGATTGCCACCGGCGTAGGCGGCGTGCCTGCGATCACCCAGGCGAGCGAGACCGTTCGGAGCGACGGCGTCCGGCGACTCTCGCCGTTCGTGGTGCCGTCCTTCCTGCCCAACCTTGCAACCGGCCAGGTATCGATCCGCTTCGGCTTTCGCGGGCCATCGGGCGCGCCGGTCACCGCCTGCGCCGCCTCCGCCCAGGCGATCGGCGATGCGGTGCGCATGATCCGAAATGGCGAAGCCGACATTGCCCTGTGCGGTGGCAGCGAGGGTTGCGTCGACCCGGTGGCCATCGGCGGTTTCACGGCGGCCAAGGCGCTGTCCTTCAACTTCAACGACGAGCCGACGCATGCGTCGCGGCCATTCGATGCCGATCACGATGGCTTCGTGCTGTCGGAGGGCGCCGCCGCTCTGGTGATCGAGCGCCTGTCGCATGCCGAGGCACGCGGGGCGACACCGCTCGCCATCGTGTCGGGCTACGGCACGACCACCGACGCCCATCACGTCACCGCTGGCTGGTCGGACGGTCGGGAAGCGGCCCGCGCCATGCGGCTGGCCCTCGGCATGGCCGGTCTCGAGCCCGGCGCCATCGGCTATGTCAACGCCCATGCCACCTCGACGTCGGTCGGCGACGCGGCGGAGCTTGCCGCGCTGATGACGGTATTCGGGGTGGGCGGCGGCGGCGTGCCGGTGAGTTCCACCAAGTCGGCCACCGGGCATATGCTGGGCGCGGCCGGTGCCATCGAGGCGATCTTCTCGGTGTTGGCGCTCCGCAACCAGCTGCTGCCGCCGGGCCTCAATATCGAGCGACCGATGGCTGAGGCGGAGGGCTTCGACCTCATTGGCGCCGCGGCTCGCCCCTCCGGCGTTGACCATGTGTTGTCCAATGCTTTCGGCTTCGGTGGTGTCAACGCGGCGCTGGTGTTCTCCCGCTTTGCCTGA
- a CDS encoding [FeFe] hydrogenase, group A — protein MCNVETLIPVGAEATISFKINGKAITAYPNETILSAARRHDFYIPTLCELADIDHTPGTCRVCLVEIQMPDQTGTHMVTACNTPVKEGLAIETRTKKVREMQKLQVELLMADHLQDCATCTRHGSCELQDVAQFVGLKENRFFDPIRLTSREVDHSSPAMVRDMTKCIRCQRCIAVCRYHQEVDALVITGTGLNTSVGLRHGKNQKDSTCVTCGQCVLVCPTGALAEKDETDRVLDYIYDPEITTVLQFAPAIRVGFGEEFGMPPGTNVEGQIIAAARKLGVDVVLDTNFGADVVIMEEGTELLHRLAERKKPTITSCCPAWVNFAEIHYPELLPLLSSTRSPQAVVGAIAKTYLPAKMGLDPKKIRVISIMPCTAKKDEIVRPQLGEDNTPDVDVVLTTREFARLLKREGLDLSTMEKSTFDNPYMSEYTGAGAIFGTTGGVMEAALRTVYKVVNGKELDKIELTQLRGFEGVRSATVDLGGNIGEVKIAMAHGLGETRALMEAIKAGEADFDFIEIMACPGGCVDGGGTLRSKKQYLPYALKRRETMFGIDRNAKVRQSHNNEQVKALYRDFLGSPNSEKAHHLLHTYYTDRKAELELTVKEIWGEIKMSTMIY, from the coding sequence ATGTGCAACGTCGAAACCCTCATCCCCGTCGGCGCCGAGGCCACGATCAGCTTCAAGATCAATGGCAAGGCTATCACGGCCTATCCGAACGAGACGATCCTGTCGGCCGCCCGTCGGCATGACTTCTACATTCCGACGCTGTGCGAGTTGGCCGATATCGACCACACGCCCGGCACCTGCCGCGTCTGCCTCGTCGAGATCCAGATGCCGGACCAGACCGGCACCCACATGGTGACGGCCTGCAATACGCCGGTGAAGGAAGGTCTCGCCATTGAGACCCGCACCAAGAAGGTGCGCGAGATGCAGAAGCTGCAGGTCGAGCTGTTGATGGCCGACCATTTGCAGGACTGCGCCACCTGCACCCGTCACGGCTCCTGCGAGCTGCAGGACGTGGCGCAGTTCGTCGGCCTGAAGGAGAACCGCTTCTTCGATCCGATCCGCCTCACCTCCCGTGAAGTCGATCATTCGTCGCCGGCCATGGTCCGCGACATGACCAAGTGCATTCGCTGCCAGCGCTGCATCGCGGTCTGCCGCTACCACCAGGAAGTCGACGCGCTGGTCATCACCGGCACCGGCCTCAACACCTCCGTCGGGCTTCGTCACGGCAAGAACCAGAAGGACTCGACCTGCGTCACGTGCGGCCAGTGCGTCCTGGTCTGCCCGACCGGCGCACTTGCCGAGAAGGACGAGACCGATCGCGTCCTCGACTACATCTACGACCCGGAGATCACCACCGTTCTCCAGTTCGCACCGGCCATCCGCGTCGGCTTCGGCGAAGAGTTCGGCATGCCGCCGGGCACCAACGTCGAGGGACAGATCATCGCCGCCGCCCGTAAGCTCGGCGTTGACGTGGTGCTCGACACCAACTTCGGCGCCGACGTGGTGATCATGGAGGAAGGCACCGAGCTTCTGCATCGCCTCGCCGAGCGCAAGAAGCCGACCATCACCTCCTGCTGCCCGGCCTGGGTCAACTTCGCCGAGATTCACTATCCGGAGCTGTTGCCGCTGCTGTCGTCCACGCGCTCGCCGCAAGCGGTCGTCGGCGCCATCGCCAAGACCTACCTGCCGGCCAAGATGGGGCTCGATCCGAAGAAGATCCGTGTCATCTCCATCATGCCCTGCACGGCCAAGAAGGACGAGATCGTCCGGCCACAGTTGGGTGAGGACAACACGCCGGATGTCGACGTCGTGCTGACGACGCGCGAGTTCGCCCGTCTCCTGAAGCGCGAGGGACTTGATCTCTCCACCATGGAGAAGTCGACCTTCGACAACCCCTATATGAGCGAATACACCGGCGCCGGCGCCATCTTCGGCACCACCGGCGGCGTCATGGAAGCGGCGCTGCGCACCGTCTACAAGGTCGTCAACGGCAAGGAGCTCGACAAGATCGAGCTGACTCAGCTGCGCGGCTTCGAGGGCGTGCGCTCGGCCACCGTCGACCTCGGCGGCAACATCGGCGAAGTGAAGATCGCCATGGCCCATGGCCTCGGCGAGACCCGCGCCCTGATGGAAGCGATCAAGGCCGGCGAAGCCGACTTCGACTTCATCGAGATCATGGCCTGCCCCGGTGGCTGCGTCGATGGCGGCGGTACGCTCCGCTCCAAGAAGCAGTACCTGCCCTACGCCCTCAAGCGGCGCGAGACGATGTTCGGCATCGACCGCAACGCCAAGGTGCGTCAGTCGCACAACAACGAGCAGGTCAAGGCCCTCTATCGCGACTTCCTGGGTTCGCCGAACTCCGAGAAGGCGCACCATCTCCTGCACACCTACTACACCGACCGCAAGGCCGAGCTGGAGCTGACGGTCAAGGAGATCTGGGGCGAGATCAAGATGAGCACCATGATCTATTGA